In Verrucomicrobiia bacterium, the following are encoded in one genomic region:
- a CDS encoding flippase-like domain-containing protein, translating into MLRTLAGIAGSAVLLGFLIHKVDPARLAEVLRQARPGFLALAVASSGGALALVAVRWHLMLWLRGMSGPFRHSGRTTLVGYVLTLVLPGAMFGDFGKSVDHARRHRRPLAELLLVCGLDRFAGLVGLAVYVLMVGVVAVPAASLGDLTSRWEWTLKFRWWWIPAAVAAAGAGWVALRSVRGRAGIIRAGHLARNGWDSLRERPHLLIFATGLSVLANLCVAGTLAFGLAGVAAPGLPWMRILWTLPLIGLAAAFPFTVAGAGAREGAAIVLWSACGVPALVAVAACLITLAANLSWAAVGAVLLFQAPPKPRGGHAVD; encoded by the coding sequence GTGTTGCGAACCCTTGCCGGGATCGCGGGCTCGGCAGTCCTCCTGGGGTTCCTGATCCACAAGGTGGATCCCGCACGGCTCGCCGAGGTGTTGCGCCAGGCGCGTCCGGGATTCCTGGCATTGGCGGTGGCCTCGTCCGGGGGCGCCCTGGCGTTGGTAGCGGTGCGGTGGCATCTGATGCTCTGGCTTCGGGGGATGTCCGGTCCCTTTCGCCACAGCGGGCGGACGACGCTCGTGGGGTATGTCCTGACGCTGGTGCTCCCCGGAGCGATGTTCGGTGATTTTGGAAAGAGCGTGGATCATGCCCGGCGTCATCGGCGGCCGCTGGCGGAACTGCTCCTCGTGTGTGGGCTCGACCGTTTTGCGGGGTTGGTCGGCCTCGCGGTCTACGTGTTGATGGTCGGGGTCGTTGCGGTGCCGGCGGCAAGCCTCGGGGACTTGACGTCGCGCTGGGAATGGACGCTGAAGTTCCGGTGGTGGTGGATCCCTGCGGCCGTCGCTGCTGCGGGTGCGGGGTGGGTCGCGCTGCGATCCGTGCGGGGGCGTGCGGGGATCATCCGGGCCGGGCACCTGGCCCGCAACGGCTGGGACAGTCTTCGCGAGCGTCCCCACCTGCTGATCTTCGCCACGGGCCTCAGCGTGCTGGCAAACCTGTGTGTTGCGGGCACGCTCGCCTTCGGGCTGGCCGGGGTCGCGGCCCCGGGGCTGCCGTGGATGCGGATTCTCTGGACCTTGCCGCTGATCGGGCTGGCGGCGGCGTTCCCGTTCACCGTGGCGGGTGCCGGCGCCCGTGAAGGAGCGGCGATCGTGCTCTGGAGCGCCTGTGGCGTGCCGGCGCTGGTTGCGGTGGCGGCGTGCCTGATCACCCTCGCAGCCAACCTGTCCTGGGCGGCCGTGGGTGCCGTGCTGCTGTTTCAGGCTCCGCCGAAACCGCGCGGCGGGCATGCGGTGGATTAG
- a CDS encoding superoxide dismutase — MMSPSLVSRRHLLRNVAVAGAGFFISTRVTRSLAQAAPTGPFKLPPLSYPFDAMEPYIDALTMEIHHDRHHAAYVANLNKAVADHPDLQKMTVEELVRNLDQVPERIRTAVRNNGGGDYNHTLFWQCLKKDATPLSDGPLQEALEQVFGDAETGQKEFLAKALSVFGSGWVWLSVDKNKRIVLETTPNQDTPWAHGNKPLFGLDVWEHAYYLKYQNRRADYVTACFNLVNWPFLEKRFEMLTA; from the coding sequence ATGATGTCCCCCTCCTTGGTCTCCCGTCGGCACCTGCTCCGCAACGTCGCGGTTGCGGGTGCTGGATTCTTCATCAGCACCCGCGTCACGCGATCCCTGGCCCAGGCCGCGCCCACCGGGCCCTTCAAACTGCCGCCCCTGTCCTACCCCTTTGATGCCATGGAGCCGTACATTGACGCCCTGACCATGGAGATCCATCACGACCGGCACCACGCCGCGTACGTGGCCAACCTCAACAAGGCGGTCGCCGACCATCCCGATTTGCAGAAGATGACGGTCGAGGAACTGGTGCGGAATCTGGACCAGGTGCCGGAACGGATTCGAACGGCGGTGCGCAACAATGGCGGCGGGGACTACAATCACACCCTCTTCTGGCAGTGCCTCAAGAAAGACGCCACGCCGCTCTCCGACGGCCCGCTTCAGGAAGCCCTGGAACAGGTTTTTGGCGATGCCGAGACGGGACAGAAGGAGTTCCTGGCCAAGGCCCTCAGTGTGTTCGGCAGCGGCTGGGTGTGGCTGAGCGTGGACAAGAACAAGCGGATCGTCCTCGAAACCACCCCCAACCAGGACACGCCGTGGGCCCACGGCAACAAGCCGTTGTTCGGGCTGGATGTCTGGGAACACGCCTACTACCTCAAGTATCAGAATCGCCGCGCCGACTACGTCACCGCCTGCTTCAACCTCGTCAACTGGCCGTTCCTTGAGAAGCGGTTCGAAATGTTGACCGCATAG
- a CDS encoding cytochrome c, with protein sequence MTRPTTLLGLLLLWQGALGASGSGVPVEPPRNPYAAEAWTLPTAQPSLKPGPGAGVATAHCAQCHSVDYITTQPPLTKAQWTANVDKMRVRFGATVPTNIVPALVEYLTTTYGRP encoded by the coding sequence ATGACCCGTCCCACGACGCTTCTCGGTCTGCTGCTCCTCTGGCAAGGCGCTTTGGGGGCGTCGGGATCCGGTGTCCCCGTGGAGCCTCCCCGGAATCCGTACGCTGCGGAGGCGTGGACCCTTCCCACCGCCCAACCCTCGTTGAAGCCCGGCCCTGGGGCGGGCGTGGCGACCGCCCATTGCGCGCAATGCCATTCCGTGGACTACATCACCACGCAGCCACCGCTCACCAAGGCTCAATGGACGGCCAACGTGGACAAGATGCGGGTCCGGTTCGGCGCAACCGTGCCGACCAATATCGTGCCCGCCCTGGTGGAATACCTCACGACGACCTACGGGAGGCCGTAG
- a CDS encoding FAD-dependent oxidoreductase, with protein sequence MNASRRSFLRSSVAGAPLLAAWPNWLRAANAAGNEFAADVVIIGGGTGGCAAALAACRAGLRVVLTAPTDWIGGQLTSQAVPPDEHPWIESFGCTRSYREFRDGVRRHYRDHYPLTAAALRNSRLNPGNGLVSRLCHEPRAALAVLTALLAPHLSSGRLRLLLEHAPVAAETVADRVLAVTVRDGRTGDRRTLVAPYFLDATELGDLLSLTATEHVLGAESQQDTGEPHAPAMAQPLNQQAFTWCFAVDHRAGEDHVIPRPEAYPFWRDYVPELRPTWPGRLLGWTMTHPITLAPREVSFDPSGPGGPGLNLFLYRRIADPENFRPGAYPGGGITLVNWPQNDYWLGPLTGVEAGLAAKHLEGGRELSRCLLYWMQTEAPRPDGGTGWKGLRLRPDVVGTEDGLAKAVYVRESRRIRAEFTVLEQHVSTEWRRRETGRPSEEVTAAPFPDSVGVGAYRIDLHPSATGENYLDLSSLPFQIPLGALVPVRMENLLPACKNLGVTHITNGCYRLHPVEWNLGEAAGWLAAEALRTGEPPRQIRRDPKRLAAFQEVLRSEGLELEWPRLRPL encoded by the coding sequence ATGAACGCGTCACGCCGAAGTTTCCTGAGGAGTTCTGTGGCCGGAGCCCCGCTGCTGGCCGCCTGGCCGAACTGGCTTCGCGCCGCGAACGCGGCGGGCAATGAATTCGCGGCGGATGTGGTGATCATCGGGGGCGGTACCGGCGGCTGCGCCGCGGCGCTTGCCGCGTGCCGCGCCGGCCTTCGGGTGGTGCTCACCGCGCCGACGGACTGGATCGGCGGACAACTCACCTCCCAGGCGGTGCCGCCGGATGAGCATCCCTGGATCGAAAGTTTTGGCTGCACCCGCAGCTACCGTGAGTTTCGCGACGGGGTCCGGCGGCACTATCGCGACCATTATCCGCTGACGGCCGCCGCATTGCGCAATTCGCGGCTGAATCCCGGCAACGGGCTTGTCTCCCGGCTGTGCCATGAACCGCGGGCGGCCCTGGCGGTGCTGACGGCCCTGCTGGCACCTCACCTCAGTTCCGGACGCCTGCGTCTCCTGCTCGAACACGCACCGGTGGCGGCGGAGACGGTGGCAGACCGGGTTCTCGCGGTGACGGTTCGCGACGGGCGCACCGGGGACCGGCGCACACTGGTGGCGCCCTATTTTCTGGATGCCACCGAACTGGGCGACCTGCTGTCGCTCACGGCGACGGAGCATGTGCTTGGAGCGGAGTCCCAGCAGGACACCGGGGAACCCCATGCGCCGGCAATGGCCCAACCGCTCAACCAGCAGGCATTCACCTGGTGCTTTGCTGTGGACCATCGGGCGGGCGAGGACCATGTGATCCCGCGTCCGGAGGCATACCCCTTCTGGCGCGACTACGTTCCTGAGTTGCGGCCGACCTGGCCGGGCCGCCTGCTGGGATGGACCATGACCCATCCGATCACGCTGGCTCCGCGGGAGGTGTCCTTCGATCCTTCGGGACCGGGCGGTCCGGGGCTGAACCTGTTTCTGTATCGTCGCATCGCCGATCCGGAGAATTTTCGGCCCGGGGCATATCCAGGCGGCGGCATCACGCTGGTGAACTGGCCGCAGAACGACTACTGGCTGGGACCGCTCACGGGCGTCGAGGCGGGGCTGGCGGCAAAACACCTGGAGGGCGGACGCGAGTTGAGCCGGTGTCTGCTCTACTGGATGCAGACGGAGGCCCCGCGCCCGGATGGTGGCACCGGATGGAAGGGCCTGCGGCTGCGTCCGGATGTCGTGGGCACCGAAGACGGACTGGCCAAGGCGGTGTACGTGCGGGAATCACGCCGGATCCGGGCCGAGTTCACGGTGCTGGAGCAGCATGTCAGCACCGAGTGGCGCCGGCGGGAGACCGGACGTCCGTCCGAGGAGGTCACGGCCGCGCCGTTTCCCGACTCCGTGGGTGTGGGCGCGTACCGGATTGACCTGCACCCCAGCGCGACCGGGGAGAACTACCTCGATCTCAGCAGCCTGCCGTTCCAGATCCCCTTGGGCGCCCTGGTGCCCGTGCGGATGGAGAACCTGCTCCCGGCGTGCAAGAACCTGGGGGTCACCCACATCACCAATGGCTGTTACCGGCTGCATCCGGTGGAGTGGAATCTGGGGGAGGCCGCCGGCTGGCTGGCGGCGGAAGCGCTGCGCACTGGTGAGCCGCCACGGCAGATCCGGCGGGACCCAAAGCGCCTGGCCGCCTTCCAGGAGGTGCTGCGTTCCGAGGGGCTGGAACTGGAGTGGCCCCGGCTGCGTCCGCTGTGA
- a CDS encoding ATP-binding protein — MQRYLAQQVRADLMRKMVFLAGPRQVGKTTVARSLVGDRPGYMSWDVPADREALLRGRLPIAPLLALDEIHKDRAWRALLKGLWDGRVAGQQILVTGSARLDFYRHGGDSLQGRYHFLRLHPLSVAELGITDVEAFRGLLTLGGFPEPFLGGSETEARRWSREYRVRLAQEDVRDLERVADLGRLERLMLRLPELVGSPLSLNALSEDLQVSHRAVSHWVEILERLYAVFRVPPFGTDAIRAVKKAQKHYHLDWSLVPEPGARFENLVAAHLLKWVHHEQDTQGREVELRYVRDVDGREVDFVLVERGRPLEFIEAKLSAREAPPALRHLKAKFPKAKATLVVAEGGTPTRTPDGIETRPAWDYLGSLV, encoded by the coding sequence ACCACGGTGGCCCGCTCGCTGGTTGGCGACCGACCCGGTTACATGAGCTGGGACGTGCCCGCGGACCGCGAGGCCCTCCTGCGTGGACGGCTGCCCATCGCCCCACTGCTCGCGCTCGACGAAATCCACAAGGACCGCGCCTGGCGCGCACTGTTAAAGGGCCTGTGGGACGGCCGGGTCGCCGGGCAGCAGATCCTGGTCACCGGCAGTGCGCGGCTCGATTTCTATCGGCACGGCGGGGATTCGTTGCAGGGGCGGTACCATTTTCTGCGGCTCCACCCGCTGTCCGTCGCGGAGCTGGGGATAACGGATGTTGAGGCGTTCCGCGGGTTGCTGACCTTGGGCGGTTTCCCCGAGCCCTTCCTCGGGGGCAGCGAGACCGAGGCGCGACGCTGGTCGCGCGAGTACCGCGTCCGCCTCGCGCAGGAGGACGTGCGCGACCTGGAGCGCGTTGCCGACCTCGGCCGGCTGGAGCGCCTGATGCTACGCCTGCCCGAGTTGGTCGGCAGTCCGCTCTCCTTGAACGCGTTGAGCGAGGACTTACAGGTGAGCCACCGCGCGGTGTCGCACTGGGTCGAAATTCTCGAACGGCTTTATGCCGTGTTCCGCGTGCCGCCATTCGGCACGGACGCAATCCGGGCGGTGAAGAAGGCGCAGAAGCATTACCACCTGGACTGGTCGCTGGTGCCGGAGCCAGGGGCACGGTTTGAGAACCTCGTCGCCGCGCACCTCCTCAAGTGGGTGCATCACGAACAGGACACTCAAGGCCGCGAGGTGGAGCTGCGCTACGTGCGCGACGTGGATGGCCGCGAGGTGGATTTCGTGCTCGTGGAACGCGGGCGGCCGCTGGAATTCATCGAGGCGAAGTTGTCCGCCCGCGAAGCGCCGCCGGCGCTGCGGCACCTGAAGGCGAAGTTCCCGAAGGCGAAGGCGACGCTCGTGGTGGCCGAGGGCGGTACCCCGACGCGGACGCCGGATGGCATTGAGACGCGGCCGGCCTGGGACTATCTCGGCAGCTTGGTCTAG
- the galE gene encoding UDP-glucose 4-epimerase GalE: MNVVVTGGAGYIGSVCVEALCAAGHDVTVVDNLSEGHRAAVDPRARLVVLDLADRAGLNGLLNSSRPAAVVHFAASALVGESMRDPSLYFRNNVLSGLNLADAAVASGVRRFVFSSSCATYGTPEQVPMDESQPQRPINPYGESKWMFERILHWYGQIHGLEPVILRYFNAAGATRRCGEHHRVETHLIPNILRVALGQTAQVEVYGTDYPTPDGTCIRDYVHVADLAEAHRLALEPGRVGAFNLGTGTGASVREVIAACERVSGRPIAVRTMPRRAGDPPRLVAAADKAYRELGWRPKFTLIEDVVATAWDWHRRHPEGYPD, encoded by the coding sequence ATGAACGTCGTGGTCACGGGCGGTGCTGGTTACATCGGCTCGGTCTGCGTGGAGGCGCTTTGCGCCGCCGGCCACGACGTGACGGTCGTGGACAACCTCAGCGAAGGTCACCGCGCCGCGGTGGATCCCCGGGCGCGACTGGTCGTGCTCGACCTGGCGGACCGCGCCGGCCTGAATGGGCTGTTGAATTCGTCGCGGCCCGCGGCCGTGGTGCATTTCGCCGCCAGCGCGCTGGTGGGGGAGTCCATGCGGGATCCCTCCCTGTACTTCCGCAACAACGTCCTCTCCGGACTCAACCTCGCCGATGCCGCCGTGGCATCAGGGGTCCGGCGGTTTGTGTTCAGCTCCTCGTGTGCGACCTACGGCACGCCGGAGCAGGTGCCGATGGATGAGTCCCAGCCGCAGCGGCCGATCAATCCCTACGGCGAATCCAAGTGGATGTTCGAGCGCATCCTGCATTGGTACGGGCAGATTCACGGACTGGAGCCGGTGATTCTGCGCTACTTCAATGCCGCAGGTGCCACCCGCCGGTGCGGCGAGCATCACCGCGTCGAGACGCACCTCATCCCGAACATCCTCCGCGTCGCCCTCGGACAGACGGCTCAGGTGGAGGTCTATGGCACGGACTACCCGACGCCCGACGGCACCTGCATCCGCGATTACGTCCACGTCGCGGATCTTGCCGAGGCCCACCGGCTGGCCCTCGAGCCCGGCCGGGTCGGTGCCTTCAACCTGGGCACCGGCACCGGCGCCTCCGTGCGCGAGGTGATCGCCGCCTGTGAACGGGTGTCCGGACGCCCGATCGCCGTGCGCACCATGCCCCGGCGTGCCGGCGATCCGCCGCGTCTGGTGGCCGCCGCGGACAAGGCGTATCGGGAGCTGGGCTGGCGGCCGAAGTTCACCTTGATTGAGGACGTGGTGGCTACCGCGTGGGACTGGCACCGGCGGCATCCGGAGGGTTACCCGGATTGA
- a CDS encoding TIM barrel protein, producing MAKPTVYRFCAGPWNFSEGQDPYGPTTRPPQTFDWKLSALKTLGFDAMMFHDDDAVPDIDSKSPAQVLKEARELRKRLKGEGIAAEMVAPRLWFAPQTVDGAYTSNDPKCRRYAIDRSRLSIDIANELDTDILVLWLAREGSYIRESKNARRCVDHLVAACDAMLAHDPKIRLAIEPKPNEPMDVAYVPTIGHTLALAQLTRDPKRVGALIESAHAILAGLDPADEIDFAMAFKKLWSLHLNDQNGLKFDQDKPFGSANLRVAFNQVRSLERNGYGRRGEYVGFDVHPFRTTRPEHWLRHLDNSRRTFLHLVEKARSYPESQAGALIADRNYQDLDQLVIEHLLGR from the coding sequence ATGGCCAAGCCTACTGTGTATCGCTTCTGCGCGGGCCCCTGGAATTTCAGCGAGGGACAGGACCCCTACGGCCCAACGACCCGCCCGCCCCAGACGTTTGATTGGAAGTTGTCGGCCCTGAAGACGCTGGGCTTCGACGCGATGATGTTTCACGACGACGATGCCGTTCCCGACATTGACTCCAAGTCACCGGCGCAGGTGTTGAAGGAGGCCCGGGAGCTGCGGAAACGGCTCAAGGGCGAGGGGATTGCGGCGGAGATGGTCGCCCCCCGTCTCTGGTTCGCCCCGCAGACCGTGGACGGCGCCTACACCAGCAACGACCCGAAGTGCCGGCGATACGCGATTGACCGGTCCCGGCTGTCCATTGACATCGCGAACGAACTGGACACCGACATCCTGGTGCTCTGGCTGGCGCGGGAGGGCAGCTACATTCGCGAGTCCAAAAACGCGCGCCGGTGTGTGGACCACCTGGTCGCGGCCTGCGATGCGATGCTGGCCCACGACCCGAAGATCCGGCTGGCCATCGAGCCGAAGCCCAACGAGCCGATGGACGTCGCCTATGTCCCGACCATCGGCCACACCCTGGCGCTCGCACAGTTGACGCGGGATCCGAAACGGGTGGGTGCGCTGATTGAGTCCGCCCATGCCATTCTCGCCGGCCTGGACCCCGCCGATGAAATTGATTTCGCGATGGCCTTCAAGAAGCTCTGGTCGCTGCACCTCAACGACCAGAACGGGCTCAAGTTCGATCAGGACAAGCCCTTCGGGTCCGCCAACCTGCGCGTGGCGTTCAACCAGGTGCGCTCCCTGGAGCGCAATGGCTATGGACGCCGCGGGGAGTATGTGGGCTTCGATGTCCACCCCTTCCGCACCACCCGGCCGGAGCACTGGCTCCGCCATCTCGACAACTCCCGCCGCACGTTTCTGCACCTGGTCGAAAAGGCCCGCAGCTATCCCGAATCGCAGGCCGGGGCGCTCATTGCCGACCGCAACTACCAGGACCTCGACCAACTGGTGATCGAACACCTGCTCGGGCGCTAA
- a CDS encoding DUF58 domain-containing protein — MSALLTADLLRRLEQVQLLAARRAKSSLKGERRSRARGLSVEFADHRNYALGDDLRYLDWNLFGRLDRLFLKLYEEERELPVRLFLDASESMNFGSPSKFDFARQVAAAVGYVALCGFDRVAVSVFPAAAVREPALDTGGGRGLQAALEGALAAVRGRKSAVTFFKNLSELRAGGAADLNGALRRGAQEARQAGVAVVLSDFLDPAGYEEGLKALVGRGFQVSAVQVLAPEELEPTAFGDLRLVDAETGALQEVTFGRYRLRAYQESVARYVQRLREVCAARGIRFFSVSSATDLGDLLLKQLRASEVWA, encoded by the coding sequence ATGAGTGCCCTCCTGACCGCCGACCTGTTGCGCCGCCTGGAGCAGGTGCAGTTGCTCGCGGCGCGCCGGGCCAAGAGTTCGCTGAAGGGCGAGCGACGCAGCCGGGCCCGCGGATTGAGCGTGGAATTTGCCGATCATCGAAACTACGCGCTGGGCGATGACCTGCGGTATCTGGACTGGAACCTCTTCGGGCGGCTCGACCGGCTGTTCCTGAAACTGTATGAGGAGGAACGCGAGCTGCCGGTGCGGCTGTTTCTCGATGCCAGCGAGAGCATGAATTTCGGGTCGCCATCAAAGTTTGACTTCGCCCGGCAGGTGGCCGCCGCCGTCGGTTACGTGGCCCTGTGTGGATTCGATCGCGTGGCCGTGTCCGTCTTTCCGGCCGCCGCCGTGCGCGAGCCGGCGCTCGACACCGGGGGCGGACGCGGCCTTCAGGCCGCCCTGGAGGGCGCCCTCGCCGCGGTGCGTGGACGGAAGTCCGCCGTGACCTTTTTCAAGAACCTGTCCGAACTCCGGGCGGGCGGTGCCGCCGACCTCAACGGCGCGTTGCGGCGCGGCGCCCAGGAGGCCCGGCAGGCGGGCGTGGCCGTCGTTCTCAGCGATTTCCTGGACCCGGCGGGATACGAGGAAGGGCTCAAGGCGCTTGTAGGGCGCGGCTTCCAGGTCAGCGCCGTCCAGGTGCTCGCCCCCGAGGAGCTCGAGCCCACCGCCTTCGGCGACCTGCGCCTGGTGGATGCTGAGACCGGTGCCCTGCAGGAGGTGACCTTCGGACGCTACCGCCTGCGCGCCTACCAGGAGTCCGTGGCGCGCTATGTGCAGCGACTCCGCGAGGTGTGCGCGGCCCGGGGGATCCGCTTCTTCAGCGTCAGCAGCGCCACCGATCTTGGCGATCTGCTGTTGAAGCAATTGCGCGCGTCGGAGGTGTGGGCATGA
- a CDS encoding molybdopterin-dependent oxidoreductase, whose product MNGWGPRVSLRRFLGWSGAALMAPALRGADFGSLPFSNGGRPLVRYPQKRPLLRLTARPPQLETPYDVFNESLLTPNDAFFVRYHLTNAPPAPELLTPDRFRLQVGGRVATPLTLSIAGLLERFPPAEIVAVLQCSGNSRGFFEPRVAGGQLGHGAMGCARWRGVRLADVLETAGMASDATQVVFNGLDTPLMPATPDFVKSLDTDLATNRDVLLATEMNGEPLPWLNGYPLRLVVPGYYGTYWIKQVHEITVVDATFRGFWMDPGYRIPDDPCAAVAPDTLPRRTIPISRMNVRSFITSPEEGATIASGTPVRLRGIAFDGGHGIRDVVVSDDGGQQWRAAVLGPSLGDFSFREWTLAWTPPRPGRYTLWARATNTLGQSQPLEPLWNPAGYMRNCVEPVNVNVS is encoded by the coding sequence ATGAACGGATGGGGACCACGGGTGTCCTTGCGGCGCTTCCTGGGATGGAGCGGGGCGGCGCTGATGGCGCCGGCACTGCGGGGCGCGGACTTCGGGTCGTTGCCGTTCTCCAATGGCGGGCGCCCCCTGGTTCGGTACCCGCAGAAGCGTCCCCTGCTGCGGCTCACAGCGCGTCCGCCCCAGCTCGAGACGCCGTATGACGTCTTCAACGAGAGCCTGCTCACGCCCAACGACGCGTTTTTCGTTCGGTATCACCTCACGAATGCGCCGCCGGCCCCCGAGTTGCTGACGCCGGACCGCTTCCGGCTTCAGGTGGGTGGCCGCGTGGCCACACCCCTCACCCTGTCCATCGCCGGCCTGCTGGAACGGTTCCCACCGGCGGAGATCGTGGCGGTGCTGCAATGCTCCGGGAACAGCCGCGGATTCTTTGAGCCTCGGGTCGCCGGCGGGCAGCTGGGGCACGGGGCCATGGGCTGCGCCCGCTGGCGTGGAGTCCGGCTGGCAGATGTCCTCGAAACCGCCGGGATGGCCTCGGACGCGACCCAGGTGGTGTTCAACGGACTCGACACGCCGCTGATGCCCGCGACCCCGGACTTCGTGAAATCGTTGGACACCGACCTCGCCACCAACCGGGATGTCCTGCTGGCCACGGAAATGAACGGGGAGCCGTTGCCCTGGCTCAATGGCTACCCGTTGCGGCTCGTGGTTCCCGGCTACTACGGCACCTACTGGATCAAGCAGGTCCATGAAATCACCGTGGTGGACGCGACCTTCCGGGGGTTCTGGATGGATCCCGGGTATCGCATTCCGGATGACCCCTGTGCCGCCGTGGCCCCGGACACCCTGCCGCGGAGGACGATCCCGATCTCCCGGATGAACGTCCGGTCCTTCATCACGAGCCCGGAGGAAGGCGCGACCATCGCCTCCGGCACCCCGGTTCGGCTCCGGGGCATTGCCTTTGACGGAGGGCACGGTATTCGGGACGTGGTGGTCTCCGACGACGGGGGCCAGCAGTGGCGGGCCGCCGTGCTGGGCCCCAGCCTCGGGGATTTCTCATTCCGGGAATGGACCCTGGCGTGGACGCCGCCGCGGCCCGGTCGGTACACCCTGTGGGCACGGGCCACCAATACCCTGGGACAATCGCAACCGCTGGAGCCGCTCTGGAATCCTGCCGGATACATGCGCAACTGCGTCGAACCGGTAAACGTCAACGTCTCATGA
- the argA gene encoding amino-acid N-acetyltransferase: MKPTDLRGILRYIPRFREKVFVVAIDGAIVTDDNFANLLLDLAVLRSLNIRIVLVHGAAAQIASLGVERGVVPSNLDGTGVTDAPTLHLALTAANRLTHEILEGLATNDLRAVSTNAVVAHPLGILGGVDHQFTGKVERLDVEFLQTLLQQGILPVVPPLGFDGDGRTFRVNSDAVAFALADQLKAIKLIYLTPADGLLRQGRLLRQMRASELQQLIAQHPGELAPDLLSKARCAVAACLAGVPRVHIINGREDEGLLAEVFSNEGIGTLIHANEYQQIRRALKKDIRSLIQLTKESVAAQELVKRTRTEIERRIGDYYLFEIDRNPVACVALHAYPDQKTGELAFLYVSRAHENQGLGRTLVQFVEEKARESGLMKLVTLSTQAFTWFQSKAGYREGTAEDLPPTRRDRYDASGRNSKVLVKDLPPDLPPG, from the coding sequence GTGAAACCGACCGACCTGCGCGGCATCCTCCGCTACATCCCGCGTTTTCGCGAGAAGGTGTTCGTGGTGGCCATTGATGGAGCCATCGTCACCGACGACAACTTCGCCAACCTCCTGCTCGACCTCGCGGTCCTGCGCTCGCTGAACATCCGCATCGTCCTCGTGCATGGCGCCGCGGCGCAGATCGCCTCGCTGGGTGTCGAGCGGGGCGTGGTCCCCAGCAACCTGGATGGCACCGGGGTGACGGACGCCCCCACCCTCCATTTGGCGCTGACGGCGGCCAATCGCCTCACGCATGAAATTCTTGAGGGGCTGGCGACCAACGACCTCCGGGCGGTGAGCACCAATGCGGTGGTCGCCCACCCGCTGGGCATCCTGGGCGGCGTGGACCACCAATTCACCGGCAAGGTGGAACGGCTGGACGTGGAGTTCCTCCAGACGCTGCTCCAGCAGGGAATCCTCCCGGTGGTCCCGCCCCTCGGATTCGATGGCGACGGCAGAACCTTCCGGGTGAATTCCGATGCCGTGGCCTTCGCGCTGGCGGACCAGCTGAAGGCCATCAAGCTCATCTACCTGACCCCTGCCGATGGTTTGCTGCGCCAGGGGCGGCTGCTGCGGCAGATGCGCGCCTCCGAATTGCAGCAGCTGATCGCCCAGCACCCGGGCGAACTCGCGCCGGACCTCCTGTCCAAGGCGCGCTGCGCCGTCGCCGCGTGCCTGGCCGGGGTGCCGCGGGTGCACATCATCAACGGCCGCGAGGATGAGGGCCTGCTTGCCGAGGTCTTTTCGAACGAGGGCATCGGGACCCTCATCCATGCCAACGAATACCAGCAGATCCGTCGGGCGCTGAAAAAGGACATCCGGAGCCTGATCCAGTTGACCAAGGAATCCGTGGCCGCGCAGGAGCTGGTCAAGCGCACCCGGACCGAGATCGAGCGCCGGATCGGGGACTACTACCTGTTCGAGATTGACCGGAATCCGGTGGCCTGTGTGGCGCTGCACGCCTACCCGGACCAGAAGACCGGGGAACTCGCATTCCTTTACGTGAGTCGCGCGCACGAAAACCAGGGCCTTGGGCGCACACTGGTCCAGTTCGTCGAAGAAAAGGCGCGCGAATCCGGCCTGATGAAGCTGGTCACGCTCTCCACGCAGGCATTCACCTGGTTTCAGAGCAAGGCCGGCTACCGCGAAGGCACCGCGGAGGACCTGCCCCCGACGCGCCGCGACCGCTATGATGCGAGCGGACGGAATTCCAAAGTGCTGGTGAAGGACCTGCCCCCGGACTTGCCCCCGGGTTGA